Within the Chrysemys picta bellii isolate R12L10 chromosome 17, ASM1138683v2, whole genome shotgun sequence genome, the region GGACGGGGCCCAAGGCCAGCGGGCCGGGCTGACGCCGCGACCAGCGGCGGGAGATCTTGCGGGCGAGGCGGGCCAGGGTGCCCCCCTTGGCAGCGTAGTCCCGCCCCAGCTCGTCGGGCGCCAGCTCCAGGTTGCCCGTGTACCAGAGCAcccagcccagcaggctcaggaAGACCAGCACCGCCCCCGAGTAGATCAGCAGGTCCCCGAAGTCCTGGCCCCGCACCCGCAGCCGGGCGAAGATGCCCGTCAGCAGCGCCCCCATGCCCGCCCCGTCCAGCAGCAGCGCCAGGCCCAGCGCCAGGCGGCACCGGCCCAGCCCCCCCGAGGCCATGGCGGGGGGCAGCGGCGGGGGGCAGGTCccgaggggtgcggggggggggggcggcagagaCCCAGCAGGGATCCGGGCTGGcgctgggcagggaggtggcagccagGTGCGCTGAGAACCGGCccggctggtggggggggggcagggcgggaccCAGCAGGTATCGCTCCCTGCCCGGGTTAACCCTTCCCTGCCCACCACAGGCCGACGGGCGCAGCTGGGATGGTCACGCctagctggggagagaacccaggcgtcctggctcccagccctccccccacttctaaCCACCAGAtgccgctcccctcccagagccagggagagaacccaggagtcctggctccctccttCTAACCactaacccccactcccctcccagagccagggagagaacccaggcgtcctggctcccaacccccacacacacaatggtgggcggggcctggctcgGGGTCACTCAATTCGCTCTACCTGCTGAGATCAAAGGAGACGCTGCCTACccctaagccccgcccccaggtgtACGCTATCCAATCAGCTGTGCCGCACGCCCCCCTCTTCCCGCTCACCTTTACCTGTCCGACCAATGAGAGCCCAGACGGTGGGGAAGGCGTGGTTGAGGTT harbors:
- the LOC101931645 gene encoding transmembrane protein 238 yields the protein MASGGLGRCRLALGLALLLDGAGMGALLTGIFARLRVRGQDFGDLLIYSGAVLVFLSLLGWVLWYTGNLELAPDELGRDYAAKGGTLARLARKISRRWSRRQPGPLALGPVRGSQGPPPRETV